From Coriobacteriaceae bacterium, a single genomic window includes:
- a CDS encoding flavodoxin has protein sequence MSKIAVVYWSGTGNTEAMANFVAEGATGAGAEAEVISCADFSADKAANYDAIAFGCPAMGSEELEYDEFQPMWDEVKETLGDKKVVLFGSYSWAEGEWMDNWKADADEAGVNVVDSVICYDAPDDEGETACKALGAELA, from the coding sequence ATGAGCAAGATCGCCGTCGTCTACTGGAGCGGCACGGGCAACACCGAGGCCATGGCAAACTTCGTTGCCGAGGGCGCAACCGGTGCCGGCGCCGAGGCAGAGGTCATCTCCTGCGCCGACTTCTCCGCAGACAAGGCCGCCAACTATGACGCCATTGCCTTCGGCTGCCCCGCCATGGGTTCCGAGGAGCTTGAGTATGACGAGTTCCAGCCTATGTGGGACGAGGTCAAGGAGACCCTCGGTGACAAGAAGGTCGTCCTCTTTGGCTCTTATTCGTGGGCCGAGGGCGAGTGGATGGACAACTGGAAGGCCGATGCCGATGAGGCAGGCGTCAACGTCGTCGATTCCGTCATTTGCTACGATGCGCCCGATGATGAGGGCGAGACCGCTTGCAAGGCCCTCGGAGCCGAGCTCGCGTAA